From Ficedula albicollis isolate OC2 chromosome 20, FicAlb1.5, whole genome shotgun sequence, one genomic window encodes:
- the SLC32A1 gene encoding vesicular inhibitory amino acid transporter, which produces MATLLRSKLSNVATTVSHKSQAKMSGMFARMGFQAATDEEAVGFAHCDDLDMEHRQGLQMDILKSEGSEEGGEPPLEGDIHYQRDGTGPLPPSASKEACSELSGQGKPKITAWEAGWNVTNAIQGMFVLGLPYAILHGGYLGLFLIIFAAVVCCYTGKILIACLYEENEDGEIVRVRDSYVDIANACCAPRFPTLGGRIVNVAQIIELVMTCILYVVVSGNLMYNSFPNLPVSQKSWSIIATAVLLPCAFLKNLKAVSKFSLLCTLAHFVINILVIAYCLSRARDWAWDKVKFYIDVKKFPISIGIIVFSYTSQIFLPSLEGNMQNPKEFHCMMNWTHIAACILKGLFALVAYLTWADETKEVITDNLPSTIRAVVNIFLVAKALLSYPLPFFAAVEVLERSLFQDGNRAFFPNCYGGDGRLKSWGLTLRCALVVFTLLMAIYVPHFALLMGLTGSLTGAGLCFLLPSLFHLKLLWRKLLWHHVFFDVAIFVIGGICSVSGFIHSLEGLIEAFRTNAED; this is translated from the exons ATGGCCACCCTCCTCCGCAGCAAGCTGTCCAACGTGGCCACCACCGTGTCGCACAAATCCCAGGCGAAGATGAGCGGCATGTTCGCCAGGATGGGCTTCCAGGCGGCCACCGACGAGGAGGCGGTGGGCTTCGCCCACTGCGACGACCTGGACATGGAGCATCGGCAAGGGCTGCAGATGGACATCCTCAAGTCCGAGGGCAGCGAGGAGGGCGGGGAGCCGCCCCTGGAGGGGGACATCCACTACCAGCGGGACGGCACAGGGCCCCTGCCGCCCTCCGCCTCCAAGGAGGCCTGCTCCGAGCTCTCCGGGCAGGGCAAGCCCAAGATCACGGCATGGGAGGCGGGATGGAACGTCACCAACGCCATCCAG GGGATGTTTGTTCTGGGCCTGCCCTATGCCATCCTTCACGGTGGATACCTAGGactctttttaataattttcgCTGCGGTGGTTTGCTGCTACACTGGGAAAATCCTTATTGCCTGTCTTTACGAAGAGAATGAGGACGGGGAGATAGTGAGGGTGAGAGACTCCTACGTGGACATCGCCAACGCGTGCTGCGCGCCCCGCTTCCCCACCCTGGGGGGCAGAATCGTCAACGTGGCCCAGATCATTGAACTGGTCATGACCTGCATCCTCTATGTGGTGGTCAGTGGGAACCTGATGTACAACAGCTTCCCCAACCTGCCCGTCTCCCAGAAGTCGTGGTCCATCATTGCCACGGCAGTGCTCCTGCCCTGCGCGTTCCTGAAGAACCTCAAGGCAGTCTCCAAGTTCAGCCTGCTCTGCACGTTAGCCCACTTTGTCATCAACATCCTGGTGATCGCCTACTGCCTCTCCAGGGCACGCGACTGGGCCTGGGACAAAGTCAAGTTTTACATTGATGTCAAGAAGTTTCCCATCTCCATTGGCATCATTGTCTTCAGCTACACCTCCCAGatcttcctgccttccttggaGGGGAACATGCAGAACCCCAAGGAGTTTCATTGCATGATGAACTGGACTCACATAGCAGCTTGCATCCTTAAGGGACTCTTTGCCTTGGTCGCCTACCTGACCTGGGCTGATGAGACCAAGGAGGTCATTACAGACAACTTGCCATCCACCATTAGGGCAGTAGTCAACATTTTCTTGGTGGCCAAAGCCTTGCTCTCGTACCCCTTGCCGTTCTTTGCAGCTGTAGAAGTCCTGGAGAGGTCCCTTTTCCAAGATGGAAACAGGGCTTTCTTCCCCAACTGCTATGGGGGTGACGGGAGGCTCAAATCCTGGGGACTCACCCTCAGATGTGCCCTGGTAGTTTTCACCTTGCTCATGGCTATTTATGTCCCCCATTTTGCCCTCTTGATGGGTCTTACTGGGAGCCTCACAGGCGCAGGGCTCTGTTTCCTGCTCCCCAGTCTCTTCCACCTCAAACTCTTGTGGAGGAAGCTCTTGTGGCATCATGTCTTCTTTGACGTTGCCATTTTCGTTATAGGTGGTATCTGCAGCGTCTCTGGGTTCATCCACTCTTTAGAAGGCCTCATAGAGGCTTTCAGAACCAATGCTGAAGACTAA